AAAGGGACGATTCTCTTGTCAATAGAAAGAGTTGAAGATTGGATTGAATGTAAGGTTATTGATAATGGACCTGGAGTTCCTTCAAAATATATGAAGCTTATTTTTAAACCTGGATTTACGTCTAAATATAGCGATGATGGAACTCCATCTACAGGAATTGGTTTATCCTATATCAAAGAAATGGCAGAAGAACTGGGAGGAGAAGTTATTCTCAATCAAACAGAGAGTGAATGTATTTTTACGATTCGACTACCAATCGGAGCTCTCGTCTTAGAAAGGATGAATTTATGAATTTTTATATCACAGATGATGATGAAGTCTTTCGATCGATGTTATCACAAATTATAGAGGATGAAGAGTTAGGTGAAGTTGTTGGTGAGGCGGAAGACGGCTTTTTTTTAGATGCAAATACGCTTGAAATAAATCATGTTGATATATTATTTATCGATTTATTAATGCCCCTTCAGGACGGTATCGAAACAATACGGAGAATGGGCTCCTCTTTCAAAGGGAAAATTATTATGATTTCTCAAGTGGAGTCTAAAGAATTAATTGGAGAAGCTTATTCTCTCGGTATTGAATATTACATTACTAAGCCATTGAACAAAATTGAAGTAATATCGGTCGTTAGAAAGGTCATGGAACGAATTCGACTAGAGCGATCGATTCTTGATATTCAAAAATCATTAAGTAATGTTTTTGATGTAAATTCAATCAATCAACATAATCCAATGTCTGATAAAAAGAAAATTACGGATTGGGGACAGGTTCTATTATCAGAACTTGGCATAGCGGGAGAAAATGGGAGCAAAGACTTGCTTGATATGCTCAATTACCTATATGAGTATGAAACAAGTTTTGGTTTAGAGGCAGGATTTCCTACATTAAAGGATATATACACGCACATCAGTTTGAAAAAGCTAGGGGTTGTAAATTCTCAAGAAGACGTTGAGCGGGAAAGGAAATCAACAGAACAACGAGTTCGTAGAGCAATTTATCAATCATTAAACCATATAGCATCAATAGGACTGGCGGATTTTGCGAACCCTAAATTTGAAAATTATGCTTCAAAGTTTTTTGATTTTGAAACAGTTCGTCAAAGAATGAGTGAATTGAAGCAAGTATCCTTGACTTCCTCAACACATACTCGCATTAATGCAAAGAAATTTATACAAGTTTTATACTTTGAATCGAAACAGCTTTTAGTTGAAAGATATTAAAAATAAATTTTATTAGGCCCTCAAGCTTTTAGGTGAGGGTCTTTTAGCATGTGATTACTTTTTGGAATAAACTAATAGTATACTCATAGTCTAAAATAACAAATAATTAAAAAATTCTAATAATTAAAGCTTAAATTGTAGCATAGATGAGTTTTAAAAGAATAAAATAATATACCTTAATAAATTATACCTATGGCCATCTACGTTAGGGGTGATGTACATTGGGCTTAATCCACTGGATAATGGGCAAAATGAATTTTCAATCAAGTACTAGTTCTTTTGAGTTATTAAATGATGAAGGGGATGGCCAATTAACATTAGGCAATACATTATTTAAGAATGATGTGATTAGGGCATGTATTAGACCTAAAGCCAATGCTATTGGAAAACTAAAAGTAACGCATGTTAGAGAAAATAATAGAGAATGCAAGAGTAACCCTGATCCATGGATTTATAATGTGCTTCAAGAACCAAATCCATTTATGTCTAGGCAATTACTCTTAGAGAAAATGGTAACTCAGCTTGACCTAAACAGTAATGCGTTTGCATTTATAAGGCGAAATGATTTTGGTTATCCTACCGCTATTTTTCCTATTCCTTGTACGAAAGTTGAAGTGCTTGAAAATAATCAAGGTTTGATCTTTTTAAAATTCACATTCAAAACCAAAAATGTACTAATTTTACCTTATAGCGATATCATTCATTTAAGACAAGATTTTAATAGTAATGATGTATTTGGTACACCACCATATGATCCTTTACTTCCGTTATTAGAAGTGATTGATTCGGTAGATGACAGCATCGTCCGAAATGTAAATAATAATCGCTTTATAAATTGGCTATTGAACTTTAAGGAAGTACTGGATCAAGAAGATATGATTGAGAATACGAATGAATTTGTAAATAATTATATGAAATTTACAGGTGATGGTATAAAAGCAGGTTTTTCAGAGCCTTCATATACTTTGCAACAAGTACCCATAAGTAATTATGCTCCTGAGGCACAAAGAACGAATGATGCGATCAGTCGGATCTATAGTTTTTTTAATACGAACGAAAAAATCGTTCAAAGTACATTTAACGAGGTTGAATGGAATACCTACAATGAAGCTGTAATTAATCCTTTAGTCATCCAACTAAATAATGAATTTACACGAAAATTCTTCACCCCAGCCGAACGAAAAAATGGTAATCGTATTGTTTTTGAAGCATCAAACTTAGAATTTGCATCTATTGCGACAAAATTAGCCTTTTCCGTAATGGTAGAACGAGCTTCCTTAACTCCTAATGAATGGCGTTCCTTAATGGGAATAGGGCCAATCCAAAGAGGAGATGTTCCACTTCTAAAAACTGATACTGCTCCAATCGATCAGAAAGAAAGAGATAGAGAATTTGAGTTACGCGTTGAAAGAGAAAAGAAACGCGAAGAAGAAATTGAAAAATGCAAACAAGAGTGTATTGAAGAATGTAAAAAATTTAAAGAATTTTGTATGGAAGAACAGAAGAAACTTTTAGAAAAACCAGAAACAGATGGAAAAAATAATTAATTAGATAAAATAGAGCTATTAACTAATTATTAGTTAGGCTTTTTTTTTTTCAATATGAAAGTTAGCATAGGTTAGATAGACAGGATACTTGTCCGAACACTTTTTCCATTGGTTCATATAGTAAAGTAAAAGCTAATATTAAACCAATTTATGGAGTTGTTTATATGTTTGAAAAAGATGCGATTATTACCCTATTAGGTAGTTCTGGCGGAGTGGCAAAAGCAGTACTTTCTATATTTAATAAAGCGGCAAAGGATCCAAAAGATCCGATCCATCAGATAATGAAAAATACCAGGTTTCATTTAATTGATTTGAAACAGAAAGAACTATCCTATTTTGAAAGGATTATTCCTAACTTAATAAAAAATGTTACATTTCATGAAATGAATGTTAATAATATTGATTTAATGAAAAAACATCTTATTGAGAGTAATACAGTGATTGTAGTTGATGTATCTAGAGCGGATTCTGTTGAAATGTTGCGCTGTTGTAATGAGTTTGGTGTGAAGTATGTCAACACAGCTTTAGAAAGTGAAATTGTAGATGAAGATGAAAGTATTAGTTCTGGGTTCCCACTTAAAGAACGCATACGTATCTTCGAGGAAAATAAACGAAAGTTTAAAAATACTACAGCAATTATTGGTTCAGGCATGAATCCTGGAATTGTACAATGGATGGCAATCGATTTAATGAACCAATTCCCTTCCGAGAAACCTCTTGCATGTTACATTGTTGAACATGATAATTCTTTTTATGAAAACCCTTCAATAGCTCAAAAAGAAACAATTTACACCACATGGTCCCCAGATTGCTTCCTAGAAGAGGCAGTCACCAGCTTTCCTATGTTTGTTAAACATAATATTCCAATCTTCTTGTATGATGATGTTTATTCTGTTGAATTTAAAGTATCGTTAGGGGAAAAAGTCTTTTATGGTTGTCTTATGCCACATGAAGAAGTATTTATTATTGGCAAATTGTTCAACTTAGAAAGTGGTTTTGTGTATCGTGTTAATGAGCATACAACAAATCTAATTAGAAATAATTTAAAAAACACTGACGAAATATTGGGTTTTGATAAAAAGCTTCTAGATCCTTCAACAGCTCCCTTGGTAGGAGAGGACGTAGTTGGAGTTTTACTTGTGTACGAAGATA
This genomic interval from Gottfriedia acidiceleris contains the following:
- a CDS encoding response regulator gives rise to the protein MNFYITDDDEVFRSMLSQIIEDEELGEVVGEAEDGFFLDANTLEINHVDILFIDLLMPLQDGIETIRRMGSSFKGKIIMISQVESKELIGEAYSLGIEYYITKPLNKIEVISVVRKVMERIRLERSILDIQKSLSNVFDVNSINQHNPMSDKKKITDWGQVLLSELGIAGENGSKDLLDMLNYLYEYETSFGLEAGFPTLKDIYTHISLKKLGVVNSQEDVERERKSTEQRVRRAIYQSLNHIASIGLADFANPKFENYASKFFDFETVRQRMSELKQVSLTSSTHTRINAKKFIQVLYFESKQLLVERY
- a CDS encoding phage portal protein: MNFQSSTSSFELLNDEGDGQLTLGNTLFKNDVIRACIRPKANAIGKLKVTHVRENNRECKSNPDPWIYNVLQEPNPFMSRQLLLEKMVTQLDLNSNAFAFIRRNDFGYPTAIFPIPCTKVEVLENNQGLIFLKFTFKTKNVLILPYSDIIHLRQDFNSNDVFGTPPYDPLLPLLEVIDSVDDSIVRNVNNNRFINWLLNFKEVLDQEDMIENTNEFVNNYMKFTGDGIKAGFSEPSYTLQQVPISNYAPEAQRTNDAISRIYSFFNTNEKIVQSTFNEVEWNTYNEAVINPLVIQLNNEFTRKFFTPAERKNGNRIVFEASNLEFASIATKLAFSVMVERASLTPNEWRSLMGIGPIQRGDVPLLKTDTAPIDQKERDREFELRVEREKKREEEIEKCKQECIEECKKFKEFCMEEQKKLLEKPETDGKNN
- a CDS encoding S-adenosylmethionine decarboxylase related protein, which produces MFEKDAIITLLGSSGGVAKAVLSIFNKAAKDPKDPIHQIMKNTRFHLIDLKQKELSYFERIIPNLIKNVTFHEMNVNNIDLMKKHLIESNTVIVVDVSRADSVEMLRCCNEFGVKYVNTALESEIVDEDESISSGFPLKERIRIFEENKRKFKNTTAIIGSGMNPGIVQWMAIDLMNQFPSEKPLACYIVEHDNSFYENPSIAQKETIYTTWSPDCFLEEAVTSFPMFVKHNIPIFLYDDVYSVEFKVSLGEKVFYGCLMPHEEVFIIGKLFNLESGFVYRVNEHTTNLIRNNLKNTDEILGFDKKLLDPSTAPLVGEDVVGVLLVYEDKERYIYNVMNNKDSFANYGTNATYLQVACGVYAGVASLFLDTVVKGAYFVDELVLNTNSKYGEYLKYHMPQFVYGENEKSDGLLLQRMKSFDN